The segment GTAACCCTACTTCCTAAAGTACCTTGAGCCCactgttttatttaattctcaagtTAGGAATTAAGGGATTACTGTCTTGATTTTATAAAACTAAGTTTTACAAGCACGGAAAGTTCTGTGGATTAGCCTAAAGTCACTCAGCAAGATGCAACTCAGTggtagagttgggacaggactGACTGGGGTGCCCAGACCTGATTCCCAGGGTCTGGCCTTCATGAGATCATTTGGGTGGGGCATGCTTACTCCTGCTCTGCACCCCCAGATGATGCCAGCTGGCTGCACGCTGGGCCACCCCACAACGAGTATATGGAACAGAGTTTCCAGGGCCTGAGTGGCATCCTGAACCTGCCTCAGCCAGAGCCTGCGGAGGAGGCTGCCCGACTACATGCAGAGCTCACGGGCCCGGCGCTGGAAGCCTGGACAGATGGGGAACTAAGCAGCTTCTGGTCTGTGGCCGGAGTGTGTGCCGTGGGCCCCTCCGCCTGTCCCTCCCTGGAGCTCTGCAGACTGACCAGCTGGAGCTCTCTGTCCCCGGACCCCAAATCTGAGCTGGGGCCTGTCAAAGCAGATGGGCGACTCAGGTAGCAGGGTCCCAGCCAGCGCCTACGGAAGACCCGGGAAATTGCACCTTACAGATGACGGAGGGCTGTCTCCCTCACAGGCAAGAACCAGGGGCCCAGGCTGTACACCCATGTCAGCCATCCAGAACCCACAGACGGCAGGGAAGGTGGGCATAGTATTTACCACTGAAATGGCTCTGCTGGGGACCAGATGTTAGCAGGAACATGGGGAGAAGGGCTCCAGCCTCCTCACATTctcctctaattttttttcttttaagaaaaatgggTGGTGGGGGATGAACTGGAAACAAAAGATGTGCAATAGGGCCCAGAGCAGCCCCAGGAAGTGGGCCAAGGCTCTGGGGAGCAGAGGCCAGACAAGCCCATCTGCTGCTGCTCTGGAGGAGGCTGGGCCTGCCTCACTCTCTAGGGCCTCACCCCCCAGCTTTGGCCTGTGGTGCTCACGGCTGAGGCTCTGCGGGGCTGCAAGCGCTGTGGCAGGCTCTGAGAGCTAGAGAACAGGTGATGAGGGAAGCACTGCAGAGCTGGACTCTAATGGGTCAGCCTCTCCTCTTGTAGCCAGGGGACCATAGAAGAGGGGGCGGGGCTGGCCCTAGGGCTTTCAGCATACCCTGCCCCTTGATGGGAAAGACAGGGCACCAGGGCCTGCTGAGACCACTGCAGTCTCCCAGGTACCCAGAACTGCAAGCAGGGCCTGGGCTTCTGCCCTGGAGTGGTAAGCCCTCAGGAGCGACATGGGAAGAAGACTCCTCCAGGGCTCTCAGAAGAACCTGGAGCAGCATTGTGCCTGAAGCGCAGTGTGAAGCCTGAAATATGCAACAGAAGAAATATATGTCTATCTCTCTCAGCAGAGGCTCTTGTGTTTTTCCTCCTGGGTGTCAGAGAGCCAGCACTGTTGGGCCATCTTCTAGAAGTTTTGGCTGGTACTTTGGCAGGAGGTGGAGGGTCTAGTTGCCCCAGAGTGAGAACAGTTTAAAGTCCCATCCAAGAGCCAGAAGGGACACAAGAACCCATAATCCAGACCCCTCTTTTATGTGGGGTaaacaggcccagagaggctCAGAGACTTCCTCATTGCCGCCCGGTGGGCCACCAGGTGGGCCAGTTCAGTTCTTCAGGGTCCTGACCCAGCGCTTCCTCCCTTGCTGCCAGGCTGAGGCAGAGGCtgacttctctgtctttggcatCACCAGGGCCCATCCCAGAAGCCTTTGCTCTGTTTCCTACCCAGCTCAGAGTTTTGTATGGGGCGACCTGAAGAACAGAGGCAGCCAGTTACAGCCAGGACCCGGTGGCTACCACTGCCCCCTTTAGAAGCAGGCGCAGCAGTGGCATGGGTTCCTAGCCGCTGCCTTAGGACCTAGGAGGGCCATATTGGAAAGGTTGGTCCAGCCTCCCTCCTTTTCTCaagccctctctcccttcctacGTTCCTGCCATGGTCAGCAATGGCTCAGTACCAGTCCTTCACAGCTTACTTAATGTGGGGAGGAGGGTGAAGATTTCTCAGAACCTTTAAAATCACCCTCTCCAGCTATGCTGGCCCAGTCAGCTCAGCTTGGGAAACAAAGGGCTCCGTTTGAACCCAGGCTGCCATATGTCAAGTTTTTCAAGCTGCCAGGAGAGGGCACCACTGTCCACCAGTGGCAGTGGTGGGATTTTCCGTCTCTTCAGCCGCTGCACTGACCTTGCGTGGAGTATGTCACTTAGTGCTCACAACTCTTGGAGGCAGGCAATGGTTAGCAGGCCAGGAAAGCGAAATGAACCCGAAGTCAAAGCTATGAGGCGGTGGCTGCAGGCTTCAGGAGGGGGCAGGAGGACTCGACGGCACTGTCACTACACTCTAGGCTGCTAAGGCAGGAAGAGAGCAAGAACCGCAAGCAAACAGTGTTTGGGTTCAAGGGCTGAGATGATTGCTTTTTTCTGGCTCCTATTCTAGTGAACATCTGAAGCTCTCATTTGGCTCTCTAAAAGGTTTTGTTATACATCAACCTTTAGCTCTTAAAAACTGTGTAATAACTAGGTGTAGAGTGTCAGGTACAGGCAGCATTTAGACTCTGCTAAAGGTGCACAGGCCAGGCTGTGGCTATGCTGTCATTGGACTAGCCCAACTGTTTAAAGAGTCTTATTTTTTTGGAACTTAGGTGGGACGTGTCCTGTTTCAGCCCCTGCCACTCCTGTCCAGTTACACCAAGTCCTGGTTACTCAGTCACCCACTGTGAACATTTTGAGCTTAGCTCAGTGGATAGCGATCCAAACTGAGGGTTCTGAGTTAGCCAGTCTGAGGTGGCAACTTAACACTGGTATGGGTTCAGAGCTCCCCCTTGGCAATTCTAATTTGCAGGCTGGCAGAACCAGAAGTCCCCCCACCTCCACTGATCTGGCTGGTTTGTCTTGGCCCCTTGAGTTAGAAGCAATGCGGGACCAGGAGTAGGCTTCACGACTCCTGACAGGTTCAGAGGGCCTCCCCAATCCTCTCCCCTGTCCAGGTCACTGAGGTAAGTTTGAGTGCAGCTTCTCTGACTAAACTGGCTGAAGTGTTCTCCACTCTCATCCTTCTGTAGGGATACCTCAGCCCCAAGGCTTGAGCTTTACGAGGCTTTGAAATATTCCCCTGGTTGGACCCCTGGGGTCAAAATTAGGGTAACAGCCAGGTGGAAGTGCGGTGGGGGAAGGTGGCAGGGCCCCGAGAGCTGCACAAGAATCCCTTTGGAGGGAGGGATAGAAACTGGAAAGTCTTTCCTGTTTTGTGCCTGGTTTCCAGGACAACCATGGACACTTCTATTCCATTAGAGATGGGAGCAAAGACCAAAGGACAGCCAATTGGCATCTGCAGCCCTGTTAGCTGGGCCATTGGGAAGCACGGGGCGGGGCAGAGTAGGGCTGGGAGGGGATCCCGACTGAGAGGTGCATAGATCTGGGTGAGTGGAGCTGCCTTGGCTGTCTTCTGGGGTTAGCAGAAGCCTAGCCTGTTCCTGCCAACCCCTTCTGCAGGTTGGTGAGGGACCCTCGTGGCTGCCAGGCCTGCAGAGTGGAGTGTCATCTATGGGACCCTAGGTCCTGGCATGGTACAGATCAGGGGCAGAAGCTGAGAACCTGGAAGGCTGCTCACAGACACCCTGGCTTTGAATGAAGCTGCTCCTCTGGATCAGGGGTCCTGGGTTGGGAGTTGGCCCTGTGGGGATGGTGGGTTGTGGGTGTGCAGGGGAAGCCTGTCTTGTGGCTGTCCTTAAGATTAAGAAAGTGCCCTTTCTTGGCACCCCTCTGCCACTGCTGCTCCCTGTGCAGAggtcaccatggagaacagtCTCCTAGCCATAGTTGGGGCCACTGGTGAGTACTTCTCGCTGTCCCAAGTCACAGAGTTGGGGCAGGTGCACCCTTGGCCCCTCAGcggaggccagaagtccagccTCTTCATCTGCAGGGTCACCAAAAATAAGCCACTTGGGAAGAATGCTGTGTACAGTTGGTatatgaaccctgaggttccttttCTGCTGAGTTCTAGAGGCTGGGTGCCAGGAGTCTGACTTCAGACGCTTGAGCCCTCCCTCCCCTGATTGAGTTTCTAAGGGTGTCTACCCCTGCCACAAGCTCTTTCTCCTCCCTGAGTCTGTCCTCTGTAAACTCCCTTACACTCCTTCCCTGGGCTGAAGGAAGACAGGTATAGCTGCTCTGTCCTCACGAATCTCTGCCATAGGAAATGGATGCAGCAGCAATAAGGGAGCTGCCTCCCCCTCAGTTTCCCATGCATGTGAAGCTGATCCTAGTCCCAGCAGGTCATTCCTACCCAACTTCTGGAGTAGAATTACAGTCTGGGGAGGTGAGATGGGTTCGTGCATGCCAGCCCCAGGCTGAACCCAATGTCTGGTGGCTCTGCGGAAGGAGTTCCATGCTGGTGTTTATCATGACCATGCTGCTGAGCGGCTGTACCCATAAGGCCCCAGCGCTGCCACATCCCCTGCTCTCATCAATTCTTCTGGAGCCCCAACCAATATGTAAACATGCCTACCCACTAACCCCTTACCTTCAGGGCCTCCCACCCCAATCACCACAAAAAGGCATCTGCTCTCTCTGCTCAGTATGGACAGGGCCTCTAGGTCTACTCTGTGGACACTGATCTTCCAGTCTGGGTTCCCTCTGGGCCAAGGAAGTAGTGTCGAAAACGTTAACAACATCCTGGCCAGCTTACTCCCCAGACACTTTGGCAACAGGACCCTGTACTGGGAACTGCTGGGGAAAACAATGGTCTTCCCAGCTCTCCAAGCAGTTGGAGGCCCACACTCTCCCCAGCTCCCAAGGGGAGCCCAGAGCTAACTTCTGTGGGTGGTGACTGTACCGTCAGCCTTCTTCCCCAGGGCTGGGCACCACATGGGATGCTGGgtacaaaaagcaaaagaaatcttTGGACCTGCAGCATCCCCAGTTCCAACCCCAACCGTGAACATCAGACAAGAGATGGAGAGATGAGGACAGGTATTCTCTGACTTTCCCACAAGTGTCATCAGAGCTGGCCGCCAAATTGTGAAAGAATGAGCTTGTGGCCAGAAAACAGTGGAATTTATACCCGAGTGCATTCCGAAATGCTGAGGGTCTGGGCTTTGTGCTTTGGACTGGTGGAGGAAGACAACAAACAAGATGGGGGGAGGGACATGGGGACAAAAAAGGTTTGGGTTCTGCTCCCTTGCTCACTGACCCTAAACCCTGAGCTTCACTCTGAGTCATCCTTTATGGTCCCTAGGAGTACACCTCTCCCTTTAGCACCATGGGACCGCCCCACCAAGGTCCAGGCAGTGGAAAGATGCCGAGAGGCCCAGGGGATGCAGGTGAGATAGGACCCTTGGGGCTGCCACTTGGGAGTtgagggggtggggcggggcggggaagcGTGTACCACATAGTGgccagaggaaggaggggaggaagtgTAGAGAGACTTCTTGGAGAGAAGGGTGTGTGGCACTCTGATCTTAGGTTCATCCTGGTGGAAAGGGCCCAGATGGAAGCTGGAGAACAGCTGTGCaagcctgcctggctccctcagTTACAGGGCTAGCCTCAGGGTGGTGGGCTTGCAAAGCAGCTACCAGCTACCCTTATGGGAGCCAGCTTCCCTGTCCCACTATGAGTGTTCAAAAGGACCAGCAGCAGATGCTCCAGCTGACTGACTGCACAGTGCTTCTGGCTCTGGGCCTGCAGGGAGGTTAATGTTCAGTCCTCCCACCCTTGAGTGCCCTGGAGAACTCAGCATTttttccttattactttttaattgtaTGTAGATGCATAATCGGAGCCCCTGGGACAAGGAAAGATCACGGATACAGAGCCTAGGATTTGGCTAGAGGCTCGAGGCTCCACTTCACCTCTTTGGTAAAGGATGGCAGATCTTAGTCCAGGAAAGTGATTTTCCTGGGCAGGAAAATTTTCCATGGAGACAACAGCTCTAAAATTCAACTTGTCTCCAGGAAGGACCATCACTGGGGGAGAGGAGACACAGAAAGCAAAAGCCAAAGAGGGAGTAGGAGTATgtgtgggcgggggtgggggtgggattgtAAGGAAATGGGTAATATCTTTGCTCTACCTCTCCCAGCTGCCATCCAGCTATAAGGAGGCCCTAAGGTCGTATCTGCACCACCACCCAACCAGGGCTCTGCTCAACCACCACAGGAAGCAGCCGACTGCTTGCTGAGGGAAACACTATAGGAGGGAGCAGTTCTTCCATCTTGCCCCTTCCTGCTTCAAGGTACTGGCAGGGACAGCACCAAGCCTATGGAGATCCTCCCAGCAATCTCCTCCAGCTGGGCCTTAGTACAAGACCTCAACATACCCTGGGTCACCTTTGCAGGAAGTAGGAAATCCGGGGTCATGCCCCGAGAATCAAGGTGACAAATCCAAAGCAGACCTCCAGAATTAAGACTTCTCTGCCCTCTACCCCTGAAGCTCCTGCCTTCAGGGCAGAGACTAGTCCTTGGGAGGAAGCCACTAACTGTGCAAGTTCTCTCTGCGACTGCAGCCAACATGGCCTGCCTCTAACACCCAGGATGACTGTCCATCCCCACTGAGACTTCCTTCTTCACCCTTCCACTGAAGCCAAGATAAGGTCTTGGGTTGACAATGAAGGCCTGCTCTCAGCCCACTCTAGGACCAGAGTGAGTATTCCTGAAGCCAGATTCTTTGCTGTAGTTTACAGTTTTCGATAAACCAGGAATCAGAAAACAATGCCAGCGTTTTGTGTCTCTGGGTGAGAAGAAAGCAGCTCATTTGTCACCCAATCTGTCTCATCCCTGGAATCGTATCCAGTGATATATCTTCCTCATCCCTGGAAGGACCCTAGTATTCCAGGCCAGATGGGGCCTCTCTGCCCTGGACCCACACAATCAGGAAGGGATGTGCCACAGGGCCATTTCTGGGGCTGTTGCTGCAGTTCCCTCTGAATGTGGCTCCAGGAAAGAACACGACCACACTGGGTTTCCCTATTGGCCCCTTGGCCCCTCCTACCCACTCTTTCCCAGCCTGACTTCTGTGGGATCCAGGAGGGGAAGGAGCTATGACACCCTCAAGTACAAGCTCTCCTCTTCCTTGTGGAGGAAGGAAAGTCCTTCCTCTGGAGTCCCCTCTTCTCATTCCTGTGTACACCTGAGAACATGAATAAACAGATCGGTATGCCGCTCCATCCAGGTTTGTCCCCAAATAGCAGAAACTCGACTCTAGCTAACTTTATTGTTGGCCCCAAATCAGGTCTTCCAAAGGGCTTCCACCAGTCATTTCAGAGTCTCCTGCAGTCACCACCAAGCAGACTTCTTCACTGGGAGACCTTGTCATCACTCCAACTCTTGATGACGTCTGGTACCATCCTCTCCTGTCACCTGGGCTCCAAAGGCCTCAAACAGGAAGTCAAAGCATAGCTACCAGCTTGAAGGTGCCCTCAGGCTTGGCAGGAACCACGTGGACAAAAGTCTTGTAGAGCACAGCCCCCTCCGGCAGCCTGGTGACCAGATCCACAGCCTCCGAGTTGCTGGGACTGGGCACGTAGACCTCCTTAGTGTAGCGGACtaccccctcctccagggcatacAGGCATTTGTTCTTTCCCAGCCCCACCTGCAACACACAGAGCAGTCAGCTGGACAGCCAGGGGGGCCCATCCCAGGGCTCTAGGATAGACTCTTCACAAAGATTCAGGCCCTGGGGCCAAAAGGGAGGGCTCAGAAAGCTCCAGCTAAGGCTCCCTTTCCCTCTGGGTCTGGTAATGATTCCCTGACAAAGGTGGGAAAAGAAAACAGCCAATCCTAGTGGTTATTCAGTCCCTGAGGGTAATGCCTGGACCTCTATCTGTACAGGTGGCCAGAAGCCACGCTGGACAGATGCCCAAACCAGGCCCAGGAATAGGTCTAATCACTGCTCCTGGGAGCCTGCTTCTGGGAGGCTTAACAAAACACTAGTGTGACACAATATTTTCATCTATATGGTGAAGTTTAGGCTCAAAACTATATAAATAATGCATATGCTAATTAAACAAAAGTAATGATAAAAGCTGATACTGTGTCATACTTACTGTGTGTAAGCACTATTCCAAGCACTATTATACACATTAACTCACTTAATTCTCACCTTGTGAAGTAGGTACTATGTCTAAACCTGATTTTCAGGTGAGAAATATGAGTGAAGAGATTAAAATAAactgtttattaaatatatacatattattaacTATACATATCTTAGCTTTTTTCATTTATCGAACTTGAGATTAGATGTGTGGCAAGTTTTATCCAGGCAGTCCTGCATTATTCAGTATCTCTCAAATTAAAAGAACAGACTCTGGTTCAAATCCCAGAACTACTACTTACTACTGTGTGATCTGAGCAAGTTAATTTACTTCACTGTATCTCACTTTTTTCAACTGCAAAATATGGATAAATATTAACTACTTCATAGGGTCATCTTGAGAATTAAATTAATAATCAGAAAGAGCTTAAAATACTGCCCAGGTAAAAACATATTAGTTTTTATTACTGTTGTCATTATTTTAGTAGAACTAAAAATGAACATTGCCACATACTGAATGTCtcgagttcttaaaaaaaaagttactacaCATACAGTCAATTCACATACAAATTAGCATTTTTGAAATATAGGTTACTATCAGTCTTTCTGTGTCAACTAAAATTGCCAAAAAAGAGGTTAAGAAGGGAGGAGGAAATAGATTACAGAGGAAACTAAACTAACATTTTAAACAATGTAAAGAATAGAGCATAGATCTGTGTTAAAGAACTTTCCTACCTTAGCAAGTGATACTAACTTGCTGATGCCGAAATTCCTGCCTAGTATGGACCTAATTTCTGGCCCATATACTGAATCCTATTTTATTAAATTCAGGTTATCTTTCACGCACCTAATAACAACTTTATGCAAAGGAGgaattcttaaaaataagaaaaaatgaatgaactgaaaTTAGTttctcaagattaaaaaaatatcttaaatcaCTAGAAATCTCCTCTTCCAAGAAATGGGGGTTAGGCAAAAAAGTGACCTGTGAGTCAACAGAcctggttcaaatcccagctctgtcactaCCCTACCGCCCCCTTTCTAAGTTTTTGGCATCCCACCTATAAAATACAAATGATTCCTACCTACCGTCAGGATGGGAGTAAAGATGAAGTAAGATAATGCAGGCCCAGGAATCAGCATGATGCTTGGCATTTGGTATGCACCCAACAGATGCAACTGTTATAATTACTGTGCTCAGGAGCACGGAGAGGTGAAGAAAAAGTTGGGGTGGAAGGAAGCACAAAGCAACTTACATGGGCACCTGGGTGCCAGCGGAAGTGGCGCTGAGTCGCAAGGATGTTTCCAGCATGAACATAGTGACCTAGAAAAGAAGTCCACAAGTGCATTGCCTCTGGGTGCCAACAATGAGGCAGACAGCAAGCTGCTAAGAAAACACAGTAGCCCCCACTTTTCCTGGCCCAAATGCTGCATACCAACCTCTAGACCTGGCCCTGGAAAGGACCGACTCCCAGAGGGTCTGACACAAGCAGCCCGCAACCCCTCCCTGGGAACCTCCACTCTAGTCACACGGCCAAGGTTCCCACCCATTTGCTCTTCCTCAGCCCCTCCACCTTGCTTCAGGTCTTATCTGCTTCTTTAATTTGGAACTAAATGTTCTTGTAAGCAACATGGAGAGCACAGGGCCAGGCACTTGTGTGGTTTGCCTGCTCTTCAGAGGAATATCGGGGCAGCAAGGGAGGTTGCTAAGTGGGAAGGGGAAGGCAGGCCCCACCCTTACCCTCCATTTTCTTGATCCCAAAGCGTTTGCCTGGAGACTTTCCACCAAGGTTCTTGGAGCTGCCACCTGTCTTCTTGGATGCATATCTGACAGCAAGAGCTGCAGCCTGAGGAGGGCTCAGCAGGGCTGTAACTgcacagagaaacagaaatgctGTTCAAACAGAGAGGCTTCCCAGGAGATTCTCATTCTTTGCCTCAGTGGGCCATTTGCTAAGCTGAGAGGCGGCAGGGGGCGTTTTCAGGGGAAGTGAGGATGTGTGAGCAGAAATGCCACTTGACTGTGTGGGTCTTCAGGGAATGTCTGAAGTCCTTGTATTGCCCACAGTGTAAGCGCTACATGAGTTGTGCATGTGGCCTAGGGTTTGGGGGAGGGAGTAaaatattaatggaaaaaaaaataccgtGTGCCCTGGGTTTTGACACATGCAGTCCTACTGAGGAGAAACAAAACCACAGAAACAGAAGCCAGCAAGAGGACACCACAGAGCTGCCTGTTTCAGTCTCACTCACCATTACGCCCTCAAGATTCCATGCACTGTGGAGGGGCCAGACCACAGAGCCCAACAACAGAACACCCAGAGAGAGGCTCCTGCTTTGACCTCACCCACCACTTTCTtagccatccacccatccataGCACACCAGATACTTGTAAACAAAAGGGGCAGCCTCTCTGAGGGTGGCTCCCACAGGCTCCTGTGCAGTTCAGAAGGCCGGTCCCTTTGTTTGGCAAGCCTATTAAGCATAGGGAAGACTGACTGATAACCATGCCCTTGTTAATCTGACCTCTCCATACTCATTCCAAAGTGCTCaatggtatttattttaaaaaggaaaatgaactaAAATTCATGCTGACCAGGATGGAAGCCCTGTGCTAGGGACAAGCCCTTGCCAGGACAAGCCCAGGATTGGTAATCCTTGCATTCAGGTCTCCAGATACAGCTGTGTTAATCAGGGTCATGCCAGAGTCTTTAGAGAAGCCCTGTGCAACCCTGGAGCCTGTCAGTTCATAGTTTCTAAAACCTAGGTTTCTGAAGTTTTAATTAGAACAGAGACTAGCTGGGGCAAAAGACCAGAGATAAGGACTTAGAGCGACAACATATTAAACGCCTAGCATCAGGATCTACCTACCTTTAAACACCTATACATTTGTTCACTCACTAAAGTTAAGAAACTGGACTTTGGCTTTACCTACCTTATCTCATTCACAAATCTTTCCCCTTCATCCTATACCCCATCCTCCTCAAAGAAAATGATGCTATCACATACACAGCTGGTCAGGCAGAAGTCAAAGAGTGACTGTCGATTCCTTCCCTTTGATAACCTCAGGTATGGAGGGAGTCCATCAGCAAGCTCTGGAGTCTATCTCCAAAACAGATCTCAAACCCACCCATTTCCCTCCCAGTTCATTGACACCAACATCCTGACTAAACCATCTTTCATCAGGTCTGTTACTACTTCCCATCTGGTTTCCTCATTTCTATTCCTACACCTTTTAAgctcatagaaaagcaagagctTCCTTCTCAAAATGGAAAATTGGATCAAATCATTCTCCAGCCCCTCACTCTCTTACAAAACCAGGCTTCCTACCATCCTTAAGGTCTTAACTTATATGTTACCtcctcagagggcttccctgactaCCCCACCTAAAAGACACAGATACATTTTCCCCTCTCGGTCACAGCACCtataatgattcacaattttatttATGTGCTTATTTACTGGTTTATCTATTACAAGTAACTCTCCTGGGGCTACAGACTGTCTTCAGCAATCCTCAACACCTACCAATGTCTGGCACAAATGCAGACCTCAATCTACTGAACGAATGGATTAACTTTTTGAGCGC is part of the Bubalus kerabau isolate K-KA32 ecotype Philippines breed swamp buffalo chromosome 4, PCC_UOA_SB_1v2, whole genome shotgun sequence genome and harbors:
- the MRPL27 gene encoding large ribosomal subunit protein bL27m, with the protein product MALAVLARRTGTPVTALLSPPQAAALAVRYASKKTGGSSKNLGGKSPGKRFGIKKMEGHYVHAGNILATQRHFRWHPGAHVGLGKNKCLYALEEGVVRYTKEVYVPSPSNSEAVDLVTRLPEGAVLYKTFVHVVPAKPEGTFKLVAML